From the genome of Lentilactobacillus buchneri, one region includes:
- a CDS encoding phage protein has product MANANSSQTGVMGTYDAADVTSVVDGNVLFGFQSGDFVTWEWDNDKTSADGDSYGTFVLSKNNKNSGSVTFNLNQESPCNKVFADLANTNGEFAIDVRSDNEHVYGAHASVVRVPSGQNGDAAQVRSWQVKVLNLEYERLDSMPS; this is encoded by the coding sequence ATGGCTAATGCAAACTCGTCTCAAACAGGCGTTATGGGTACCTATGATGCTGCCGATGTCACTTCGGTGGTTGACGGTAATGTGCTTTTCGGATTCCAATCTGGTGACTTTGTTACCTGGGAATGGGATAATGATAAAACCAGTGCAGATGGTGATTCATACGGTACCTTTGTTCTTTCGAAGAATAACAAGAATTCCGGGTCAGTTACTTTTAACTTGAACCAAGAATCACCATGCAACAAAGTGTTTGCCGATTTAGCAAACACTAATGGAGAATTTGCCATTGATGTTCGTTCAGATAATGAGCATGTATACGGTGCTCATGCAAGCGTTGTTCGTGTTCCGAGTGGACAAAATGGCGATGCCGCCCAAGTGCGGTCATGGCAAGTTAAGGTTTTGAATCTAGAGTATGAGCGTCTTGATTCAATGCCATCATAG